From Dethiosulfovibrio russensis, a single genomic window includes:
- a CDS encoding DegT/DnrJ/EryC1/StrS family aminotransferase: MIIPFNKLAPLYEKHKNEYDAAAIEALESGWYILGDKLSSFEGQFADYIGTAHCVGLNSGLDALILALRALGVDAGDEVIVQANTYIATVLGITENGGTPVFVEPDEYHGLNPAKLADAITDKTKAIIAVHLYGQPCDMEPIVEIAGKHGIPLVEDCAQSHGATWKSQKTGTFGTIGCFSFFPTKNLGAFGDAGAIVTDDQEIAEKVRALRNYGSKRKYYNDICGVNSRLDEIQAALLSVRLKYLKETLDERATIADYYLNNIDPSAVTLPSIRSDASHVWHLFVVENDKRDELQQHLSERGIQTQIHYPVPPHLSGAYKNLGFKSGDFPITERLASSVLSLPLYNGMTKDEMDSVCRAVNEFGGMKR; this comes from the coding sequence ATGATCATACCTTTCAACAAACTTGCTCCTCTTTACGAAAAACATAAAAACGAATACGATGCGGCGGCTATCGAGGCGCTGGAATCCGGGTGGTATATATTAGGCGATAAATTGTCCTCTTTCGAAGGGCAGTTTGCGGATTACATCGGAACAGCCCATTGCGTAGGGCTCAACTCCGGCCTGGACGCCTTGATATTGGCTTTAAGGGCTTTGGGTGTAGACGCCGGTGACGAGGTAATAGTTCAGGCCAACACCTATATAGCTACAGTCTTAGGCATAACCGAAAACGGTGGAACCCCTGTTTTCGTCGAGCCGGATGAATATCACGGATTGAACCCCGCCAAGTTGGCCGATGCAATAACGGATAAAACGAAAGCGATAATAGCCGTTCATCTTTACGGTCAACCCTGCGATATGGAGCCTATAGTCGAAATCGCCGGCAAGCATGGTATCCCTTTGGTAGAGGATTGCGCTCAATCTCATGGTGCAACCTGGAAGAGTCAAAAGACCGGTACGTTCGGTACGATCGGTTGTTTCAGTTTCTTCCCCACTAAGAATCTGGGGGCTTTTGGTGACGCCGGAGCCATTGTGACAGACGACCAGGAGATCGCCGAGAAGGTCAGAGCTTTAAGGAATTACGGCAGTAAAAGAAAATACTATAACGACATTTGCGGCGTAAATTCAAGGCTAGATGAAATTCAAGCGGCTCTCCTGAGCGTTCGTCTGAAATACCTAAAAGAGACTTTGGACGAGAGGGCGACTATAGCCGATTACTATCTGAACAATATAGACCCGTCGGCTGTAACTCTTCCCTCCATTCGCTCGGATGCCTCTCATGTATGGCATCTCTTCGTGGTTGAGAACGATAAGCGTGACGAACTTCAGCAGCATCTAAGCGAAAGGGGTATCCAGACCCAGATCCACTATCCCGTTCCGCCTCATCTTTCCGGGGCTTATAAAAATCTGGGATTTAAATCGGGGGATTTCCCCATTACCGAGAGGTTGGCGTCTTCCGTTCTCTCTCTTCCCCTTTATAACGGTATGACAAAGGATGAAATGGACTCCGTCTGCCGGGCGGTAAACGAATTTGGAGGAATGAAAAGATGA
- a CDS encoding sugar phosphate nucleotidyltransferase, with product MKGVILAGGKGTRLYPLTKTINKHLLPVGPEPMIYNPIRNMMACGIKDVRIVTSSEYMGQMVGALGSGSDFDLNFSYSVQDEANGIADALRLTEHFVGDDTVLVLLGDNVFEDPIGYFVENYKTRQGGKGARVLLVEVADPQRFGVAALDEQNVVEIQEKPECPKSNYAVVGAYIYDKRVFDIIGHIKPSARGEYEITSVNNRYIELGDLQYDFVAGGGWMDTGTFESYYDANRIMFEKHRREMGVE from the coding sequence ATGAAAGGTGTCATTCTCGCAGGCGGCAAGGGTACCAGACTTTATCCTCTGACAAAAACCATAAACAAACATCTTTTGCCTGTAGGTCCGGAGCCTATGATATACAACCCCATCAGAAACATGATGGCCTGCGGAATAAAAGACGTCAGGATAGTGACAAGTTCCGAATATATGGGGCAGATGGTGGGGGCTTTAGGAAGCGGTTCCGATTTCGATCTGAATTTTTCCTACAGCGTCCAGGACGAGGCTAACGGCATAGCCGATGCCCTTAGACTTACGGAGCACTTCGTTGGCGACGATACCGTTCTGGTGCTGTTGGGCGACAATGTCTTTGAGGATCCTATAGGGTATTTCGTAGAGAACTATAAAACCAGGCAGGGAGGAAAAGGAGCCAGAGTCCTTTTGGTGGAGGTTGCCGACCCCCAGCGTTTCGGAGTGGCGGCCCTGGACGAACAGAATGTCGTGGAGATTCAGGAAAAACCGGAATGTCCCAAGAGCAACTATGCAGTAGTGGGGGCCTATATCTACGATAAAAGGGTGTTCGACATAATAGGACATATAAAACCCTCGGCCAGGGGAGAGTACGAGATAACCAGCGTAAACAACCGCTATATAGAGCTGGGAGATCTACAGTACGATTTCGTTGCTGGAGGGGGCTGGATGGACACCGGAACTTTCGAATCCTACTACGACGCAAACCGTAT
- a CDS encoding sugar 3,4-ketoisomerase, with protein MKIYSAQTINNPVDSDDLLCVWETGKQIPFDVKRIYHIGNVKAGTIRGHHAHKKLEQILLCPYGSIEVALDDGTEVKTCLLDSPDKGLYVGPSMWRTMKWMVDNSVLMVYASEHYREEDYIRDYKLFTEFARKGM; from the coding sequence TTGAAGATATACTCTGCCCAGACCATAAATAACCCTGTCGACTCGGATGACCTGCTCTGTGTATGGGAGACCGGCAAACAGATACCTTTCGACGTAAAACGGATATACCATATCGGCAACGTCAAGGCCGGAACCATCAGAGGACACCACGCTCATAAAAAGTTAGAACAGATCCTCCTCTGCCCCTACGGCTCAATAGAGGTCGCTCTGGACGACGGCACAGAGGTAAAAACTTGCCTTCTGGATTCGCCGGACAAAGGGCTCTACGTCGGCCCCTCCATGTGGCGAACCATGAAATGGATGGTGGACAACAGCGTCCTGATGGTCTACGCCTCGGAACACTACAGGGAAGAGGATTATATAAGGGACTACAAGCTCTTCACCGAATTTGCCCGAAAGGGGATGTAG